One Polynucleobacter sp. MWH-Spelu-300-X4 genomic window carries:
- the glnA gene encoding type I glutamate--ammonia ligase codes for MTTKTVADVMKLAKEKEVTFVDFRFTDTKGKEQHVSVPVSHFDEDKFESGHAFDGSSIAGWKGIEASDMLLMPDPATAYIDPFYEEPTLVLSCDVIEPSDGKGYDRDPRSIAKRAEAYLKSTGIGDTAYFGPEPEFFVFDGVTWGNDMQGCFFKIESEEAPWSSATAFEHGNSGHRPGKKGGYFPVAPVDTFQDMRSEMCLILESLGIPVEVHHHEVAGQGQNELGTKFSTLVERADWTILQKYVIQNVAHAYGKTATFMPKPIVGDNGSGMHVHQSIWKDGQNLFAGNGYAGLSDTALYYIGGIIKHARALNAITNPGTNSYKRLVPGFEAPVKLAYSARNRSASIRIPHVANPKGRRIETRFPDPLANPYLCFAALMMAGLDGIQNKIHPGEAADKNLYDLPPEEDAKIPTVCNSLDQALEALNADREFLTRGGVFTHSMLDAYIELKMEEVTRFRMAAHPVEFDMYYSL; via the coding sequence GAAAAGGAAGTTACTTTTGTTGATTTCCGTTTTACTGATACTAAAGGTAAAGAACAGCACGTGAGCGTGCCTGTATCTCACTTTGATGAAGATAAATTTGAGAGTGGTCATGCATTTGACGGCTCTTCAATCGCCGGCTGGAAAGGTATTGAAGCATCAGATATGTTGTTGATGCCTGATCCTGCAACAGCTTATATCGACCCATTCTATGAAGAGCCAACATTGGTTCTTTCATGTGATGTTATTGAACCATCTGATGGCAAAGGTTACGACCGTGACCCACGTTCTATTGCTAAACGTGCTGAAGCTTATTTAAAGAGTACGGGTATTGGTGATACAGCATACTTTGGTCCAGAGCCAGAATTTTTCGTATTTGACGGCGTAACTTGGGGTAACGACATGCAAGGTTGTTTCTTCAAGATTGAATCTGAAGAGGCTCCATGGTCATCAGCAACAGCTTTTGAACACGGTAACTCAGGGCACCGTCCAGGTAAAAAAGGTGGTTACTTCCCAGTAGCGCCAGTGGATACGTTCCAAGATATGCGTTCAGAAATGTGCTTGATTTTGGAATCTTTAGGTATTCCAGTTGAAGTACATCACCATGAAGTTGCTGGCCAAGGTCAGAACGAATTGGGTACAAAATTCAGCACATTGGTAGAGCGTGCTGACTGGACAATTCTACAAAAGTACGTGATTCAAAACGTTGCTCATGCTTACGGCAAGACAGCGACATTTATGCCAAAACCAATCGTTGGTGACAACGGTTCTGGTATGCACGTTCACCAATCTATTTGGAAAGATGGCCAGAACTTGTTCGCAGGTAATGGTTACGCAGGTTTGTCTGATACTGCTTTGTACTACATCGGCGGTATTATTAAACACGCTCGTGCATTGAATGCGATTACAAACCCAGGTACTAACTCATACAAGCGTTTAGTTCCAGGTTTTGAAGCACCAGTTAAGTTAGCTTACTCAGCACGTAACCGTTCAGCTTCAATTCGTATTCCACACGTTGCAAATCCTAAGGGTCGTCGTATTGAAACTCGTTTCCCAGACCCATTGGCTAACCCATACTTGTGTTTTGCTGCATTAATGATGGCTGGTTTAGACGGTATTCAAAACAAGATTCATCCAGGAGAAGCAGCTGATAAGAACTTGTATGACTTGCCACCAGAAGAAGATGCAAAGATTCCAACAGTATGTAACAGCTTGGATCAAGCTCTTGAGGCATTGAATGCTGACCGTGAGTTCTTAACTCGTGGTGGTGTATTCACGCACTCAATGTTAGATGCGTACATCGAGTTGAAGATGGAAGAAGTTACACGCTTCCGTATGGCTGCTCACCCAGTCGAATTCGATATGTACTACTCACTCTAA
- the glnL gene encoding nitrogen regulation protein NR(II), with translation MVRKPVEGAAEAALFSPYAAWNQLPNAVLVVDYPRQIVIYANSAAEVSLDISSKLLEGLKIHDVFGDNPELINMLDAVVGEHVNAQRQDLLLGPGPSRADHEPINAHVVVGALDQPNSVLIEWLPLDQQIRSERDARLVQQVEANKALMRNLAHEIKNPLGGIRGAAQLLEYELDNKGLHEYTQVIIKESDRLQTLVDRLLAPHRKQHIDEYLNIHEVLERVRSVVLAEFPTGLSIKRNYDISLPDLLGDKEALIQAVLNVVHNAAQALRDRIEQGDAVIELSTRVARNVTISKQRYKLALDLHVTDNGPGIPEEIRDKIFFPLVSGKEGGSGLGLTLAQTYVQQHFGFIACTSKPGYTDFQMQLPFRIKSGDA, from the coding sequence ATGGTGCGCAAACCGGTAGAAGGGGCAGCCGAGGCTGCCCTTTTTTCTCCCTACGCCGCTTGGAATCAGTTACCCAATGCTGTTCTAGTGGTTGATTACCCTCGTCAAATAGTTATCTATGCAAACTCTGCAGCAGAAGTTAGTTTGGATATATCTAGTAAGCTGCTTGAGGGTTTAAAAATTCATGATGTCTTTGGGGATAATCCAGAGCTTATTAATATGCTTGATGCTGTTGTGGGGGAGCATGTTAATGCCCAGCGCCAAGATTTATTACTAGGGCCAGGTCCATCAAGGGCAGATCATGAGCCCATTAATGCTCATGTGGTTGTGGGTGCTTTAGATCAGCCTAATTCGGTATTAATTGAATGGTTACCATTAGATCAACAAATTCGTAGTGAAAGAGATGCACGTTTAGTTCAGCAAGTAGAGGCTAATAAAGCACTAATGCGTAATCTTGCTCATGAGATTAAAAATCCATTGGGTGGCATTAGAGGAGCGGCTCAGTTATTAGAGTACGAGCTTGATAACAAAGGTCTACATGAGTACACGCAAGTCATCATTAAAGAGTCTGATCGATTGCAAACCCTAGTAGATAGATTGTTAGCGCCTCATCGAAAGCAACACATTGATGAATATTTAAATATTCATGAAGTATTAGAGCGGGTGAGAAGTGTGGTTCTTGCTGAGTTCCCAACTGGTTTAAGCATTAAACGTAATTACGACATTAGCTTGCCTGATTTATTAGGTGACAAGGAAGCCTTAATCCAAGCGGTATTGAATGTTGTTCATAACGCTGCTCAAGCTTTACGAGATCGTATTGAACAGGGTGATGCAGTTATTGAATTAAGTACGAGAGTTGCCAGGAATGTGACTATTTCCAAGCAACGCTACAAACTGGCATTAGATTTGCATGTAACAGATAACGGGCCTGGTATTCCAGAGGAGATTAGAGACAAAATCTTTTTCCCTCTTGTATCAGGTAAAGAAGGCGGTAGTGGTCTTGGTTTAACTTTAGCTCAAACTTATGTGCAACAGCACTTTGGGTTTATTGCATGCACAAGTAAGCCGGGTTATACCGATTTTCAAATGCAATTGCCTTTCCGCATTAAAAGCGGGGATGCTTAA
- the ntrC gene encoding nitrogen regulation protein NR(I), protein MKPVWIVDDDQSIRWVLEKALQRENMPYRSFTNPQDVLDAFDKEEPQVLISDIRMPRGNGIDLLQQVKAEHPHVPVIIMTAYSDLDSAVSSFQGGAFEYITKPFDIAKSIELIRRAVEESLRLQETTRDVTERMQESTEMLGQAPAMQDVFRAIGRLSQSNVTVLITGESGTGKELVARALHKHSPRAGGPFIALNTAAIPKDLLESELFGHERGAFTGAQTMRRGRFEQAEGGTLFLDEIGDMPFDLQTRLLRVLSDGHFYRVGGHDSLKSNVRVIAATHQNLETRVAEGLFREDLFHRLNVIRLRLPSLRERREDIPLLARHFMQTSAKSLGMEVKRLSDDALTAISALPFPGNVRQLENLCHWLTVMAPAQVIGPQDLPPDVIVMGAELPEGVEAPISYKSTSAADWESGLAMAAKQLLQDGHREVFSSLETKFEKAILSAALEVTRGRRVEAAERLGIGRNTITRKLQELGLDN, encoded by the coding sequence ATGAAACCGGTTTGGATTGTGGATGATGATCAATCAATACGCTGGGTATTAGAAAAGGCCTTGCAACGCGAGAATATGCCTTACCGAAGTTTCACTAATCCTCAGGATGTATTAGATGCTTTTGATAAAGAAGAACCTCAAGTTTTAATTTCTGATATTCGTATGCCGCGCGGCAATGGCATTGATTTATTGCAACAGGTTAAGGCTGAGCATCCGCATGTACCTGTGATTATCATGACAGCTTACTCTGATCTAGATTCGGCCGTATCTTCATTTCAGGGTGGGGCATTTGAGTACATAACAAAACCTTTTGATATCGCTAAATCTATTGAATTAATACGTCGCGCAGTAGAGGAGAGTCTGAGGCTACAAGAAACGACTCGTGATGTTACTGAGCGCATGCAAGAAAGTACGGAAATGCTTGGCCAGGCTCCAGCCATGCAGGATGTTTTTAGGGCGATTGGACGTCTTTCGCAATCAAATGTAACCGTTTTGATTACAGGTGAGTCTGGCACAGGAAAAGAATTAGTAGCTAGGGCACTACATAAACACAGTCCTCGTGCAGGAGGACCTTTTATTGCTTTGAATACAGCAGCAATTCCTAAAGATCTCTTAGAGTCAGAGCTATTTGGTCATGAGAGAGGAGCATTTACAGGTGCTCAAACGATGCGCCGCGGGCGTTTTGAACAAGCAGAAGGCGGCACCTTATTTTTAGATGAAATTGGCGATATGCCATTTGATTTGCAAACAAGGCTATTGCGTGTTCTTTCTGATGGACATTTTTATAGGGTGGGGGGGCATGATTCTTTGAAATCAAATGTGCGTGTGATTGCAGCTACCCATCAAAATCTGGAGACACGCGTTGCAGAAGGGTTATTCCGAGAAGATTTATTTCATCGTTTAAATGTTATTCGCTTGAGATTGCCTTCGTTACGTGAAAGACGTGAAGATATTCCATTATTAGCTAGGCACTTTATGCAAACTTCGGCTAAAAGTTTGGGAATGGAGGTTAAGCGTTTATCAGATGATGCTTTGACTGCTATTTCAGCACTACCTTTTCCTGGAAATGTTCGTCAACTGGAAAATCTCTGTCATTGGTTAACAGTTATGGCTCCTGCTCAGGTAATTGGACCTCAGGACTTACCCCCTGATGTGATTGTTATGGGAGCTGAGTTACCTGAAGGTGTCGAGGCGCCAATAAGTTATAAATCTACTTCTGCGGCTGATTGGGAATCTGGCTTAGCTATGGCTGCTAAACAGTTGCTCCAAGATGGTCATAGAGAAGTGTTTTCGTCATTAGAGACTAAATTTGAAAAGGCTATTCTAAGCGCTGCTCTAGAGGTAACTAGAGGGCGTAGAGTCGAGGCGGCGGAACGTTTGGGGATTGGTAGAAATACCATCACCAGAAAACTTCAAGAGCTAGGACTTGATAACTAA
- the xth gene encoding exodeoxyribonuclease III translates to MRLATWNVNSIKVRLPHLLQWLSMQEKEQAPIDAVCLQELKLTEDKFPFAELEAAGYYALVAGQKTYNGVALLLRKDSLAATAQDPETAFLSPTKNNPKFQDEQQRLVSATVAFKGRQPMRLISAYFPNGQAPGTEKFSYKMDWLAGLYDWLAEEIEIHPRLALLGDYNIAPADEDVHDPKAWEGQNLVSPEERDAFQGLIDLGFYDSYRLFEQLPKSFSWWDYRMMGFRRNAGVRIDHVLLTNALKEECTASRIDKVPRGWEQPSDHAPVITTLG, encoded by the coding sequence ATTCGCTTGGCCACCTGGAATGTTAATTCCATTAAAGTTCGACTTCCTCATCTTTTGCAATGGTTGAGCATGCAAGAAAAAGAACAAGCCCCTATTGATGCGGTTTGTTTACAAGAGTTGAAGCTCACAGAAGATAAATTTCCTTTTGCTGAACTTGAAGCAGCTGGTTATTACGCCTTAGTAGCTGGACAAAAAACTTATAACGGCGTGGCTTTACTGTTGAGAAAAGATTCCTTAGCCGCAACTGCTCAAGACCCTGAAACGGCTTTTTTGTCACCCACAAAAAATAATCCAAAATTTCAAGATGAACAACAACGACTAGTCTCAGCAACTGTTGCGTTTAAAGGTAGGCAGCCGATGCGTTTGATTTCCGCCTACTTTCCTAATGGTCAAGCGCCTGGAACAGAAAAGTTTTCTTATAAGATGGATTGGTTAGCAGGTCTATATGATTGGCTAGCTGAAGAAATTGAGATTCATCCTCGCTTAGCACTTTTGGGTGATTACAACATTGCGCCAGCCGATGAAGATGTTCATGATCCTAAAGCTTGGGAAGGACAAAATTTAGTGAGCCCAGAAGAGCGTGATGCTTTTCAAGGATTAATTGATTTGGGTTTTTACGATAGCTATCGTTTATTTGAGCAATTACCCAAAAGCTTTAGCTGGTGGGATTACCGCATGATGGGCTTTAGAAGAAATGCTGGCGTTCGTATTGACCATGTACTTTTAACCAATGCATTAAAAGAAGAGTGCACCGCTAGTCGTATTGATAAAGTACCCAGGGGCTGGGAGCAACCTTCGGACCATGCCCCTGTAATTACAACGTTAGGCTAG
- a CDS encoding M3 family metallopeptidase, with amino-acid sequence MTNPLLSFGHGLPVYDQIKPAHIKPAIQELLSSAQKAVDISVSIETPETWDALVEPLENATEALGRSWGVISHLNSVADTPELREAYGSMLPQVTAFWSSLGQNLDLYKKYKSLSESNQFNQLSSAQKKVIQNSLRDFRLGGAELTDAQKARFSEIQEEQAKLSKEFSDHVLDATDSFVHAITNAKDLVGLPDDVIAAAKETATSKNLEGWAFTLHFPSYFPVMQFSENRELRKTLYQAYVTRASELSEQYSSGKKEWDNTNNMLAQLRLKNEEAKMLGFANYAALSIAPKMAKTVAEVDEFLETFAKRAKSHGQKDWNDLQAFAKESLGLSHIEPWDTAYVSEKLKQARYAFSENEVKQYFPLPKVLEGLFHVTEAIFGVVISHDDLPTWHKDVQSFKVLNKKGDLLANFYLDPYARPGKRGGAWMDDARGRRVLSDGSIQTPVAYLVCNFPSPVTVDGITKQPTITHDDVITLFHECGHGLHHMLTQVGVLGVSGINGVEWDAVELPSQFMENFCWEWEVLEKMTAHVDTGAPLPKDLFQKMLAAKNFQNGLGTLRQIVFSLTDWRLHSSFNADTAKSQDILALAKAINDNIHVMPQSDISRWPNTFNHIFAGGYSAGYYSYKWAEVLSADAYAAFEEAAITTGSVLDAATGEHYRKEILEVGGSRPAAESFKAFRGREPQIDALLRHGGLA; translated from the coding sequence ATGACAAATCCACTACTTTCATTTGGCCACGGCCTGCCTGTTTATGATCAAATTAAACCGGCACATATCAAACCAGCTATACAAGAACTACTTAGTTCTGCACAAAAGGCTGTTGATATTTCAGTATCTATTGAAACTCCTGAAACTTGGGATGCTTTAGTTGAACCTTTAGAAAATGCAACAGAGGCTTTGGGACGATCTTGGGGGGTTATTAGCCACCTGAATAGTGTCGCCGATACACCAGAACTAAGAGAGGCTTACGGCTCAATGCTCCCTCAAGTCACCGCATTTTGGAGTAGCCTAGGGCAAAACTTAGATCTATATAAAAAATATAAATCACTAAGCGAATCGAATCAATTTAATCAATTAAGTTCTGCTCAGAAAAAAGTTATTCAAAACTCCTTAAGAGATTTTCGGTTAGGTGGCGCTGAATTAACTGATGCTCAAAAGGCTCGTTTTTCTGAAATCCAAGAAGAGCAAGCTAAATTATCAAAAGAATTTTCGGATCATGTATTAGACGCTACAGATTCATTTGTTCATGCCATCACAAACGCTAAAGACTTAGTTGGGCTACCTGATGACGTCATAGCAGCGGCTAAAGAAACTGCCACATCTAAGAATCTAGAAGGCTGGGCATTTACCCTTCACTTCCCATCTTATTTTCCAGTGATGCAATTTTCTGAAAATCGAGAACTCAGAAAAACACTCTATCAAGCCTACGTCACTCGAGCATCTGAATTATCTGAGCAATATAGTTCAGGTAAAAAAGAATGGGACAACACCAACAATATGTTGGCTCAACTTCGCTTAAAAAATGAAGAAGCAAAAATGTTAGGTTTTGCCAACTATGCGGCACTCAGCATTGCCCCCAAAATGGCAAAAACAGTTGCTGAAGTAGATGAGTTTTTAGAAACTTTTGCCAAACGTGCTAAATCGCACGGTCAAAAAGACTGGAATGATCTACAAGCATTTGCCAAAGAATCCCTAGGCCTATCTCATATTGAGCCTTGGGATACAGCCTACGTATCAGAAAAACTCAAACAAGCGCGTTATGCTTTTTCTGAAAATGAAGTTAAACAATACTTTCCTTTACCAAAAGTACTGGAAGGTTTATTTCATGTAACCGAAGCTATCTTTGGTGTTGTTATCAGTCATGATGATTTACCTACTTGGCACAAAGATGTTCAATCATTCAAAGTACTCAATAAAAAAGGTGATTTGCTGGCCAATTTTTATCTAGATCCTTATGCAAGACCAGGCAAACGTGGTGGCGCTTGGATGGATGATGCAAGAGGTCGAAGAGTTCTATCAGATGGCTCTATTCAAACTCCTGTGGCATATTTAGTTTGCAACTTCCCATCCCCTGTAACAGTCGATGGCATCACCAAGCAACCCACCATCACCCATGATGATGTCATCACGCTATTCCACGAGTGTGGTCATGGCCTGCATCATATGCTGACTCAGGTTGGCGTATTAGGTGTTTCAGGCATTAATGGCGTTGAATGGGATGCGGTTGAGTTACCAAGTCAATTTATGGAAAACTTCTGTTGGGAATGGGAAGTATTAGAAAAGATGACCGCTCATGTCGATACGGGAGCACCTTTACCCAAAGATTTATTTCAAAAAATGCTGGCTGCTAAGAACTTCCAAAATGGCTTGGGGACACTCAGACAAATTGTTTTCTCTTTAACAGACTGGCGCCTTCACTCCAGCTTTAATGCCGATACAGCTAAGAGCCAAGATATTTTGGCATTAGCAAAGGCTATTAATGACAATATCCATGTGATGCCGCAATCAGACATCTCTAGATGGCCTAATACCTTTAATCATATTTTTGCTGGCGGTTATTCTGCTGGCTATTACAGCTATAAATGGGCAGAAGTATTATCAGCAGATGCTTATGCTGCTTTTGAAGAGGCTGCCATCACCACAGGTAGCGTATTAGATGCTGCAACGGGAGAACATTATCGAAAAGAAATTCTTGAAGTGGGGGGAAGCCGCCCTGCTGCAGAATCATTTAAGGCCTTTAGAGGTAGAGAACCTCAAATAGATGCCTTACTTCGCCATGGTGGGCTAGCCTAA
- the folD gene encoding bifunctional methylenetetrahydrofolate dehydrogenase/methenyltetrahydrofolate cyclohydrolase FolD: MSAKIIDGNALAKQVRSEIATRTSALVAKGIKPGLAVLLVGEDPASQVYVRNKVKACEDVGMFSILERHSADLTEANLLKRIDELNKDPQIHGILVQLPLPKHIDSHRVIEAIAPEKDVDGFHVANAGALMIGAPLFRPCTPYGCMKMLESIDYPIRGARAVVIGASNIVGKPMAMLLLQAGATVTICNSKTKDLTAHTKEADILLVATGKPKMVTADMVKPGAVVIDVGINRLPDGKLCGDVDFDSVKEIAGAITPVPGGVGPMTITMLLLNTLEAAERI; encoded by the coding sequence ATGTCAGCAAAAATTATTGACGGCAACGCGCTGGCCAAACAAGTTAGATCTGAGATTGCCACAAGAACTAGCGCGCTTGTTGCCAAAGGTATTAAGCCCGGCTTAGCCGTTCTATTAGTAGGCGAAGATCCTGCTAGCCAAGTTTATGTCCGCAACAAAGTAAAAGCTTGTGAAGATGTTGGCATGTTCTCTATTCTTGAAAGACACTCTGCCGACTTAACAGAGGCCAATTTACTCAAGCGCATCGATGAATTAAATAAAGATCCGCAAATTCATGGCATCTTAGTTCAACTACCCTTACCTAAACATATTGATAGTCATCGGGTTATTGAAGCAATTGCACCAGAGAAAGATGTGGATGGATTCCATGTGGCCAATGCTGGCGCACTCATGATTGGTGCACCTTTATTTAGACCATGCACCCCTTATGGTTGCATGAAAATGTTAGAAAGCATTGATTACCCGATTCGTGGGGCAAGGGCTGTAGTGATTGGCGCCTCTAACATTGTCGGTAAGCCTATGGCTATGCTATTGCTACAAGCAGGTGCTACCGTAACTATCTGCAATAGCAAAACAAAAGATTTGACTGCACACACCAAAGAAGCTGACATTCTTTTGGTGGCGACTGGTAAACCAAAAATGGTGACCGCAGACATGGTAAAGCCAGGAGCAGTTGTCATCGACGTGGGCATTAATCGTCTACCTGATGGCAAGCTATGTGGCGATGTTGACTTTGATAGCGTTAAAGAAATCGCAGGAGCTATCACGCCAGTTCCAGGTGGCGTGGGACCCATGACCATCACCATGCTTTTACTAAATACGCTAGAAGCTGCTGAAAGAATCTAA
- a CDS encoding response regulator transcription factor gives MSNKTEIVYVVDDDEAVRDSLTWLLESNGYTVKCQPSAERFLQSLNSEDKETVACLILDVRMPGMSGLELQERLLAEGIPMPISFITGHGDVSMAVSTMKKGAVDFIEKPFKESELKTLVEKMLTRARVDYAKADTQKNTQNLLSKLTGREKQVLERIVAGRLNKQIADDLNISIKTVEAHRANIMEKLSVNTVADLLRLALSENNT, from the coding sequence ATGAGCAATAAAACAGAAATCGTTTACGTCGTTGATGATGATGAGGCTGTTAGAGATTCTCTAACTTGGCTTTTAGAAAGTAACGGCTACACAGTTAAGTGCCAGCCAAGTGCTGAGAGGTTCTTACAATCACTCAATAGTGAAGACAAAGAAACTGTTGCCTGTTTAATACTAGATGTGCGTATGCCTGGCATGTCAGGTTTAGAGCTTCAAGAACGTCTTTTAGCCGAGGGCATCCCTATGCCTATTTCATTCATCACAGGTCATGGTGATGTATCTATGGCTGTGTCCACCATGAAAAAAGGCGCAGTCGACTTTATTGAAAAACCTTTTAAAGAATCAGAGCTAAAAACGCTTGTTGAAAAAATGCTCACACGCGCCAGAGTTGATTACGCTAAGGCAGACACACAGAAAAACACTCAAAACTTACTCAGCAAATTAACAGGCCGAGAAAAACAAGTTTTAGAACGCATTGTGGCTGGTCGCTTAAATAAACAAATTGCTGATGATTTAAATATTTCCATTAAAACTGTTGAGGCACATCGCGCCAACATTATGGAGAAATTGAGCGTCAATACAGTAGCCGATTTACTCCGTTTAGCTTTATCTGAAAATAATACTTAA